A genome region from Polyangiaceae bacterium includes the following:
- a CDS encoding 1-acyl-sn-glycerol-3-phosphate acyltransferase, with translation MSKKSSAPGPTFLATISSGVRFVVGFLLVAIASTITMAIAIVLLPWRILRIKLCNYYGKIIGYSIVRIAGVNPVVRSIAKINQAHPAIFVANHASTLDAFLSIWLCPVGGSGVMKRQVYKIPFFGQLYMLSGHLALNREDKTKAIAGVEDIVQVVRRHRISIWIMPEGTRSRDGRLQPFKLGFVHMAVATGLPIVPVIIHGAHKTWVKGTTYVEPTPIEVDVLDPISTADWRVETARQHAEEIHQIFVQHLRDDQKPLAKDPVLTEKAA, from the coding sequence ATGTCCAAAAAAAGCTCCGCTCCGGGACCGACGTTTCTCGCGACGATTTCATCCGGCGTACGTTTCGTCGTGGGGTTTCTTTTGGTGGCGATTGCTTCGACCATCACCATGGCCATCGCCATCGTGCTTTTGCCGTGGAGAATACTACGCATCAAACTCTGCAATTATTATGGGAAGATCATCGGATATTCCATTGTGAGAATTGCCGGCGTCAATCCGGTCGTGCGCAGCATTGCGAAAATCAACCAAGCTCATCCAGCCATTTTCGTCGCCAATCACGCGTCGACGCTCGATGCGTTTTTGTCGATTTGGCTTTGCCCCGTCGGCGGATCCGGCGTGATGAAGCGGCAGGTCTACAAAATTCCCTTTTTCGGGCAGCTTTACATGTTGTCCGGCCATTTGGCGCTCAATCGGGAAGACAAGACCAAAGCGATTGCTGGAGTCGAAGACATCGTTCAGGTCGTGCGCCGTCATCGCATATCGATTTGGATCATGCCCGAGGGCACTCGAAGTCGTGACGGTCGTCTGCAGCCGTTCAAGCTTGGATTCGTGCACATGGCCGTTGCGACGGGTTTGCCCATCGTGCCCGTCATCATTCACGGCGCTCATAAGACGTGGGTGAAAGGGACGACCTACGTCGAACCCACACCCATCGAAGTCGATGTGCTCGATCCCATTTCGACGGCGGATTGGCGAGTCGAGACGGCTAGGCAACACGCCGAAGAAATCCATCAAATATTCGTCCAGCATCTGCGGGATGATCAAAAACCGCTTGCAAAGGATCCGGTTTTGACGGAAAAAGCCGCTTGA
- a CDS encoding quinone-dependent dihydroorotate dehydrogenase yields the protein MYRLLFHLLLRRLPAETAHHVGFALLRFVMALPGVRLIARKLMAPANPALRVRVWDLDMPGPLGLAAGFDKDARGFEALGALGFAFVEVGTVTGQPQPGNPKPRLFRLEADRALVNRMGFNNEGSNAAAVRLAKRKPGGVIVGVNIGKTKVVPDELAAEDYVASAERLALHADYMVVNVSSPNTPGLRDLQSVERLGPLLDAVREALDRRSPSRRVPLLVKIAPDLADADIDAIADMAMERKLDGIIATNTTIGRTGLSTDPAVISAIGAGGLSGAPLRARSLEVLRRLRARVGDKLVLVAAGGIASAEDAWERMAAGATLVQAYTAFVYEGPLFARRVHEGLASRLRAENVDSIIRVVGRDAERTLHELH from the coding sequence ATGTATCGACTGCTGTTCCACCTGCTGCTTCGGCGCCTTCCGGCAGAAACGGCCCATCATGTTGGGTTTGCACTCCTGCGTTTCGTGATGGCGTTGCCAGGTGTGCGGCTCATCGCTCGAAAGCTGATGGCTCCGGCGAATCCTGCTTTGCGCGTGCGCGTGTGGGACCTCGACATGCCTGGACCGCTCGGTCTGGCCGCTGGCTTCGACAAAGACGCGCGCGGCTTCGAAGCGCTCGGTGCGCTCGGCTTTGCGTTTGTCGAAGTGGGAACCGTCACGGGGCAGCCGCAACCGGGCAACCCAAAACCGCGTCTTTTTCGGCTCGAGGCCGACCGAGCGCTCGTCAACCGCATGGGGTTCAACAACGAAGGATCGAACGCCGCTGCGGTTCGTCTGGCCAAACGCAAGCCCGGTGGAGTGATCGTAGGCGTGAACATCGGCAAGACGAAGGTTGTTCCTGACGAACTCGCGGCGGAAGACTACGTCGCGAGCGCCGAACGGCTCGCGCTACACGCGGACTACATGGTGGTGAACGTGAGCAGTCCGAACACGCCGGGCCTGCGGGACTTGCAGTCCGTGGAGCGACTTGGGCCGCTGCTCGATGCCGTGCGCGAGGCGCTCGATCGAAGGTCGCCTTCGCGGCGCGTACCGCTGCTCGTGAAGATCGCGCCGGACTTGGCGGATGCGGACATCGATGCGATAGCGGACATGGCGATGGAGCGGAAGCTCGATGGGATCATCGCGACGAACACGACGATCGGGCGGACGGGTTTGTCCACGGATCCGGCGGTGATTTCCGCGATAGGCGCAGGGGGTTTGTCCGGGGCACCCTTGCGCGCGCGATCGCTCGAAGTGCTGCGTCGCCTGCGTGCGCGAGTCGGGGACAAACTCGTGCTGGTCGCGGCAGGAGGCATCGCGTCGGCGGAGGACGCATGGGAGCGCATGGCCGCCGGAGCGACGCTCGTGCAGGCGTATACGGCGTTCGTGTACGAAGGTCCGCTGTTCGCTCGTCGCGTGCACGAGGGGCTCGCGTCGCGGCTTCGCGCGGAAAACGTGGACTCAATCATTCGAGTCGTCGGGCGAGACGCTGAGCGAACGCTTCACGAGCTGCACTGA
- a CDS encoding MFS transporter: MSPTDAKKTPHPFIYFILFLPFGATSGFVAVTIGHFAARAGFSDGAIAAMVAMNTLPHTWKFLWAPIVDTLWNGRGWYISANLLSSVAIMAMGLVPITQENLELLTAIIFVNGLATTFVGMCTESLMAHLTPLSDRGRAASFSQAGNVGGSLVGGIALTIAEHTQRAYVPAFVVGAALLACSGALLTMPAPPKTKPEGLRKAFRDVFDDIWSVLASRSGIFAVVLCFMPIGAGGAANLFAAMASDWKASVEVVGFSNGFGSGIGAIAGCLVGGRISDAINRKSAYAVAGVALAVFTFGMAMGPRTPLSYAFFVLLYNFGIGLCYSTFCAFVLEIIGKGAAATKYNIFASLANIPIYAMGRFDGYVSDHHGRTAMLWVDGGAGAVGAALLVLFAILLKPGTGTKPQTSTLPEHA, translated from the coding sequence GTGAGCCCAACGGACGCAAAGAAGACGCCGCACCCATTCATATACTTCATCTTGTTTTTGCCGTTCGGTGCGACGTCGGGGTTCGTCGCGGTGACCATCGGTCATTTTGCGGCTCGCGCGGGATTCAGCGATGGGGCGATTGCGGCGATGGTCGCCATGAATACGCTCCCGCACACGTGGAAATTCTTGTGGGCACCGATTGTCGACACATTATGGAATGGCCGCGGATGGTATATCAGCGCAAACCTTTTGAGCTCCGTCGCAATCATGGCGATGGGACTCGTGCCCATTACGCAAGAAAACTTGGAACTTCTGACGGCCATCATTTTCGTCAATGGTCTTGCGACGACGTTCGTGGGCATGTGCACCGAATCGCTCATGGCTCACTTGACGCCTCTTTCGGATCGCGGACGAGCGGCGAGTTTTTCGCAGGCGGGTAACGTCGGCGGATCGCTCGTTGGAGGGATAGCTCTTACGATTGCAGAGCACACGCAGCGTGCGTACGTGCCCGCATTCGTCGTTGGTGCCGCGCTTCTCGCGTGTTCCGGTGCGCTGCTCACGATGCCTGCGCCCCCGAAGACCAAACCCGAGGGACTACGCAAAGCATTTCGAGATGTTTTCGACGATATTTGGTCCGTGCTTGCATCACGGAGCGGGATTTTTGCCGTCGTGCTCTGTTTCATGCCCATCGGTGCCGGAGGTGCGGCGAATCTTTTTGCCGCGATGGCGAGCGATTGGAAAGCATCCGTTGAAGTCGTCGGCTTTTCGAATGGATTTGGTTCCGGAATTGGGGCCATTGCCGGATGCCTCGTCGGAGGACGGATCTCCGATGCGATAAACCGCAAGAGCGCCTATGCCGTTGCAGGAGTGGCGCTGGCCGTTTTCACGTTTGGCATGGCCATGGGACCTCGAACTCCCCTCTCCTACGCTTTCTTCGTGCTGCTCTATAATTTTGGCATTGGTCTTTGTTACTCGACGTTTTGCGCGTTCGTCCTGGAGATCATCGGCAAGGGTGCGGCGGCGACGAAATACAATATTTTTGCCTCGCTTGCGAACATTCCAATTTACGCCATGGGACGATTCGATGGTTACGTGTCGGATCATCATGGCCGAACGGCCATGTTGTGGGTCGACGGCGGCGCCGGTGCAGTTGGCGCCGCGCTTCTCGTGCTCTTCGCCATTTTGCTCAAACCGGGAACGGGAACGAAACCGCAGACGAGCACCTTACCGGAGCATGCGTGA
- a CDS encoding DUF2330 domain-containing protein, with amino-acid sequence MSAHLRAIAFAVPMVLAAISFAPDSQAFCGFYVGGADTKLYNNATQVVLLRQGMRTVLSMQNNYQGPPEAFAMVVPVPVVLQKENVKTLPRSVFDRVDQLTAPRLVQYWEQDPCYEDHVDYKMRAEAVAAMPAPPALDVGGGGRPLVRIEAEFTVGEYDIVILSADDSSALDTWLRSNGYRIPDGAEPVLRPYVQMGSKFFVAKVDPSKVTFEKGMATLSPLRFHYDDDSFRLPVRLGLLNSSGTQDLIVNIIAKNQRYEAANYPNITIPTNIELDEAAIPAFGAFYVALFDKAIEKTKTPVVTEYAWSAGTCDPCPGPTLDPSDIATLGGDTLLTARDTDLPPGSPPPSGISPWEATITRLHVRYTKEALGEDLVFRAAAPIQGGNGWGNGPDKHAAKVVPNGQNMFQGRYIVRHRWKGEITCDNPVFDRWDGSPRNVEGAKDLAFVPREGVSLASLVAENVDSLGLKPTAIKPITRQYNTLRIWMSRVSSFNLALILGFLAGVAGILVAKRNRAPRSS; translated from the coding sequence ATGTCGGCACATCTTCGCGCCATCGCATTTGCCGTTCCCATGGTCCTCGCAGCGATTTCGTTTGCGCCCGATTCCCAGGCGTTTTGCGGCTTCTACGTGGGCGGAGCCGACACGAAACTCTACAACAATGCAACGCAGGTCGTGCTCTTGCGCCAAGGCATGCGCACGGTCCTTTCGATGCAAAACAATTACCAAGGGCCTCCCGAGGCCTTTGCCATGGTCGTCCCCGTACCGGTCGTCTTGCAAAAAGAAAACGTCAAGACGCTTCCGCGCAGCGTATTCGATCGCGTCGATCAACTCACCGCCCCGCGGCTCGTTCAATACTGGGAACAGGATCCCTGCTACGAAGACCATGTCGACTACAAGATGCGAGCCGAAGCCGTGGCCGCCATGCCAGCGCCTCCTGCCCTAGACGTCGGCGGCGGAGGCCGGCCGCTCGTGCGTATCGAAGCCGAATTTACCGTCGGCGAATACGATATCGTGATTCTATCGGCCGATGATTCGTCAGCGCTCGATACGTGGCTTCGATCGAATGGTTACCGCATTCCCGACGGGGCCGAGCCTGTACTTCGGCCCTATGTGCAAATGGGCTCCAAGTTTTTCGTGGCCAAGGTCGATCCTTCGAAGGTCACCTTCGAAAAGGGTATGGCGACGCTCTCGCCATTGCGCTTTCATTACGACGACGATTCGTTTCGGCTCCCCGTGCGCCTCGGGCTGCTCAATTCGAGCGGCACGCAGGACTTGATCGTCAACATCATCGCCAAGAATCAGCGCTACGAAGCGGCGAACTATCCCAATATCACGATTCCGACGAACATCGAGCTCGACGAGGCGGCGATTCCCGCATTCGGCGCATTCTACGTCGCGCTTTTCGACAAGGCCATTGAAAAAACGAAAACCCCCGTCGTCACTGAATATGCCTGGAGCGCCGGGACGTGCGATCCATGTCCAGGACCAACCCTGGATCCGAGCGACATCGCAACGCTCGGAGGTGACACGCTGCTCACTGCACGCGATACGGATCTCCCACCGGGATCGCCCCCACCGAGCGGCATTTCACCGTGGGAAGCAACGATTACACGATTGCACGTACGTTACACGAAAGAAGCGCTCGGCGAAGATTTGGTTTTTCGTGCCGCAGCTCCCATCCAAGGCGGAAACGGATGGGGAAATGGCCCGGACAAACATGCTGCGAAGGTCGTGCCGAATGGGCAAAACATGTTTCAAGGTCGTTACATCGTGAGGCATCGATGGAAAGGGGAAATCACGTGTGACAACCCCGTATTCGACCGCTGGGATGGATCTCCGCGCAACGTCGAGGGCGCCAAAGATCTCGCATTCGTCCCGCGCGAGGGCGTGTCTCTCGCGTCGCTCGTCGCGGAAAACGTGGATTCCCTTGGCTTGAAACCCACGGCCATCAAACCCATCACCAGGCAGTACAACACGCTGCGCATTTGGATGTCCCGCGTCAGTTCATTCAACTTGGCGCTGATTCTAGGTTTCCTCGCGGGTGTTGCCGGCATTCTCGTAGCAAAACGCAATCGCGCGCCGAGGTCGTCATGA
- a CDS encoding DUF72 domain-containing protein, with protein MTALIKTGTAAWADRLLVTSGWYPPNVRSAEAKLKYYASQFPIVENDAGYWAVFTPQQVQLWAQRTPESFTMNMKAHALLTGHYTDPKRLPKDIRNELPKELLEKEHVYPRDLGAELMLEIRTRFHEALAPLHQAGKLGVVCFQFPVWFPISGVNKEKLVYIRRAFKPYRTAVEFRNATWMSEENRDETLEFLANADIVYTCVDEPQGFPSSVPPIVAATSDLAYVRMHGQNAMRWESGARSAAERFEYLYSREELSTWVPKIMKLAKETREVHVIMNNCYIDYAVRNAKDMTELLAQAQADLVLLPERRAA; from the coding sequence ATGACAGCGCTGATAAAAACAGGAACCGCTGCCTGGGCCGACCGATTGCTCGTGACCTCCGGATGGTACCCGCCGAACGTGCGCAGCGCCGAAGCGAAGCTCAAGTATTACGCTTCGCAATTTCCAATCGTCGAAAACGACGCTGGATACTGGGCAGTGTTCACCCCGCAGCAAGTGCAGCTCTGGGCCCAGCGAACGCCGGAGAGCTTCACCATGAACATGAAGGCACACGCGCTCTTGACCGGCCATTACACGGACCCCAAGCGCTTGCCCAAGGACATCCGTAATGAATTGCCAAAAGAATTGCTGGAAAAGGAGCACGTATACCCGCGCGACCTGGGCGCCGAGCTCATGCTCGAAATTCGTACGCGATTTCATGAAGCACTCGCACCACTTCATCAGGCCGGCAAGCTTGGCGTGGTGTGTTTTCAATTTCCCGTTTGGTTCCCGATTTCAGGTGTAAACAAGGAAAAACTCGTTTACATCAGAAGAGCATTCAAGCCCTACCGCACGGCGGTGGAATTTCGCAATGCCACGTGGATGTCCGAAGAAAACCGTGACGAAACGCTCGAGTTTCTGGCGAATGCGGACATCGTTTACACGTGCGTGGACGAACCCCAAGGTTTTCCCTCGTCAGTGCCCCCCATCGTCGCCGCGACGAGCGATCTCGCCTATGTGCGAATGCATGGGCAAAACGCCATGCGCTGGGAAAGCGGTGCGCGCTCGGCAGCCGAACGATTCGAATACTTGTATTCGCGCGAAGAACTGAGCACCTGGGTGCCGAAAATCATGAAGCTTGCCAAAGAAACGCGCGAAGTCCACGTCATCATGAACAATTGCTACATCGACTATGCCGTGCGCAATGCGAAAGACATGACCGAGCTTCTAGCACAGGCCCAAGCGGACCTCGTGTTGCTTCCAGAACGCCGCGCTGCATGA
- a CDS encoding aldo/keto reductase, which yields MNDWLHASPKALRGKTVHRLGLAANYGIDEDGVRVAMDRGINLFLWTMRNQGMRSPVLGAVKKEREKVAIIGFAKVGYFGFSVRSGAESLLKELGTDYLDVYLLGWLGTGSAWTSSTEREMLHLRESGKVKAIGASVHDRPRAGKLAENSPLDLLMIRYNAAHPGAERDIFPHVKDRAPTVLAYTATSWRKLLKKPRGWDGPAMTAGDCYRFQLTNPHVDLALTGPKSRAELEQNLDAVERGPLSDDEARWMREFGKAVHG from the coding sequence ATGAACGACTGGCTCCATGCGTCGCCGAAGGCGCTGCGCGGAAAAACCGTGCATCGATTGGGCCTCGCCGCCAACTACGGCATCGACGAAGATGGCGTCCGCGTTGCGATGGATCGCGGCATCAACTTGTTTCTGTGGACCATGCGCAACCAAGGCATGCGCAGCCCCGTGCTCGGCGCGGTCAAGAAGGAACGCGAGAAGGTTGCGATCATCGGGTTTGCGAAGGTTGGCTACTTCGGCTTCAGCGTTCGATCGGGTGCAGAAAGCCTGCTGAAAGAGCTCGGCACCGACTACCTCGACGTGTACTTGCTCGGATGGCTCGGCACGGGCTCTGCCTGGACGAGCTCGACCGAACGCGAGATGCTGCACTTGCGTGAAAGCGGCAAAGTCAAGGCGATCGGCGCGAGCGTGCACGACCGTCCGCGCGCGGGAAAACTCGCGGAAAACTCGCCGCTCGATCTGCTCATGATCCGCTACAACGCGGCGCACCCGGGCGCCGAGCGTGACATTTTTCCGCACGTGAAGGATCGCGCTCCGACGGTGCTTGCGTACACGGCGACGTCGTGGCGGAAGCTCTTGAAAAAGCCGCGAGGTTGGGATGGGCCAGCCATGACGGCGGGCGATTGTTATCGGTTTCAACTGACGAACCCGCACGTGGATCTCGCGCTGACGGGCCCGAAGAGCCGCGCGGAGCTCGAGCAGAACCTCGATGCTGTCGAACGCGGCCCGCTTTCCGACGACGAGGCGCGCTGGATGCGTGAGTTTGGCAAGGCCGTACATGGTTAG
- a CDS encoding protein kinase: MSDDLVVGATFASRYRIARRIAAGGMGSVYEVVHLETNRRRALKVMHPDFVQNDESRDRFRLEARVTAQVESEYIVDVFDAGIDELTRMPYLVMELLQGEEISKRIKRLERLSPHDTVLYLHQAALALDKTHRSRIVHRDLKPENLYLCEREDGPPRIKLLDFGIAKIVAENAASTNATQAVGTPLYMAPEQFLIDSAVSPATDLYALGMIAYTMLVGQPYWFEESKRGANVFAFAAYATLGPQEAATARAHRCGVALPPAFDGWFARATAKKPTDRFPTATAMVAALSEALGLPPPAAIVASAYVQGAECNDMPPQPDRDRASQHPESSTASQLGTATTTKGPWKQERPIVVLGGGFLAICAMLALLYIVVSSPTQSDTRSSDAAPANSALPPEGLPEVVPIASEEPTAPIADSVVVEAMPTTSASEEEASPPPPTAAPAPAPAPARAPAPRNTTVPTKKKGPWIRD; encoded by the coding sequence ATGTCGGATGATCTCGTCGTTGGAGCGACATTCGCGAGTCGATACCGCATCGCACGAAGAATCGCCGCGGGCGGCATGGGTTCGGTGTACGAAGTGGTGCACCTCGAGACGAATCGGCGCCGAGCGCTGAAGGTGATGCACCCGGACTTCGTGCAGAACGACGAGTCTCGCGACAGGTTTCGACTCGAAGCACGCGTCACGGCGCAGGTCGAGAGCGAGTACATCGTCGATGTCTTCGACGCTGGGATCGACGAGCTGACGCGCATGCCGTACCTCGTGATGGAGCTGCTTCAGGGCGAGGAGATCAGCAAACGAATCAAGCGCCTGGAACGGCTTTCGCCACACGATACGGTGCTTTATTTGCATCAAGCGGCGCTGGCGCTCGACAAGACGCACCGATCGCGCATCGTGCATCGCGATCTCAAGCCGGAAAATTTGTACCTGTGCGAGCGCGAGGATGGCCCTCCGCGTATCAAGTTGCTCGACTTCGGCATTGCGAAGATCGTCGCTGAAAACGCCGCATCGACGAACGCGACGCAAGCCGTGGGAACGCCGCTTTACATGGCACCCGAGCAGTTCTTGATCGATTCGGCCGTATCGCCCGCGACCGACCTTTATGCGCTGGGAATGATTGCGTACACCATGCTCGTGGGGCAACCGTACTGGTTCGAGGAATCGAAGAGAGGGGCTAACGTGTTCGCTTTTGCCGCGTACGCGACGCTCGGCCCGCAAGAGGCGGCCACGGCGCGAGCGCATCGCTGTGGCGTTGCGCTGCCTCCGGCATTCGATGGATGGTTTGCCCGTGCGACGGCGAAAAAACCCACCGATCGCTTTCCCACGGCAACGGCGATGGTTGCCGCACTCTCCGAAGCACTTGGACTGCCCCCACCTGCGGCTATCGTCGCCAGCGCGTACGTGCAAGGTGCGGAGTGCAATGACATGCCACCGCAGCCCGACCGGGATCGCGCCAGTCAGCATCCTGAAAGCTCGACGGCGTCGCAGCTTGGAACCGCCACGACGACGAAAGGTCCGTGGAAGCAAGAGCGCCCGATCGTGGTGCTGGGCGGAGGATTTCTCGCGATATGCGCCATGCTTGCGCTGCTCTACATCGTGGTTTCATCGCCGACCCAAAGCGACACGAGAAGCTCGGATGCGGCGCCTGCCAATTCCGCGCTTCCGCCCGAGGGTTTGCCCGAGGTGGTTCCCATCGCGTCCGAGGAGCCCACGGCACCTATCGCCGACAGCGTGGTGGTAGAAGCAATGCCGACGACATCCGCTTCGGAAGAGGAAGCGTCGCCGCCACCGCCCACCGCTGCACCTGCACCTGCACCTGCGCCTGCACGGGCACCTGCACCGAGAAACACGACAGTACCGACGAAGAAGAAGGGGCCGTGGATTCGTGACTAG
- a CDS encoding glutathione S-transferase family protein has translation MSTSYELLYFPLRGRAEPIRLLFALAKVSYTNTGVTNWPEFKPKTPLGQLPVLIERGDAGEKQIAQSGAIMRHLARVFDLYGQDEDQKVRADFIAETASDWRAKWAPVVFAAFMNTEQTVIDKYWADLPTTLSLFDRLLGNDDFFAGKSPTFADVLVFDTIDGNVGLKPECLKDFPRLTAFVARFRELPGIAEYVKNRA, from the coding sequence ATGTCTACTTCCTACGAATTGCTCTACTTTCCGCTCCGCGGCCGGGCCGAACCGATTCGCCTGCTTTTTGCACTGGCGAAGGTTTCCTATACGAACACGGGGGTCACGAACTGGCCGGAATTCAAGCCGAAGACGCCGCTCGGACAGCTCCCGGTGCTCATCGAGCGCGGCGACGCGGGCGAGAAGCAGATTGCACAAAGCGGTGCGATCATGCGTCACCTCGCCCGAGTATTCGATCTGTACGGCCAAGATGAAGATCAAAAGGTCCGGGCCGATTTCATTGCCGAGACCGCGAGCGATTGGCGAGCCAAGTGGGCGCCGGTGGTGTTTGCTGCATTCATGAACACCGAGCAGACCGTCATCGACAAGTACTGGGCGGATCTGCCGACGACGCTGTCGCTCTTCGATCGCCTGCTTGGCAATGACGATTTCTTCGCCGGCAAGTCCCCCACGTTTGCGGACGTCCTCGTTTTCGACACCATTGACGGCAACGTGGGTTTGAAGCCCGAATGCCTCAAGGATTTCCCGCGCCTTACCGCATTCGTTGCACGTTTCCGCGAGCTTCCCGGCATTGCGGAATACGTCAAGAATCGCGCCTGA
- a CDS encoding NAD(P)-dependent oxidoreductase, whose translation MVHIAPVLIAGVSGKVLLTGASGFIGGRLRDALLAANVDVVAVRRPGSPPAKKGRSVEIAYDDMPGLARIIKTEQPDYVLHVAGATKGVTYDDFRQANVMPTQNLVDAIRAEHPRIKRFVHISSLASYGPSSVTEPHRETAARRPIEFYGQSKLESERVVESLGDLLPWTIVRPSGVYGPGDVDYLNLFREVEKGRNVYFGNRKRWFSCVYVDDLVDAILFATTHEKAIGNGFFVCDGSPVTWEAFQDALVKVSGKRVRTIDFPEFFVALGSMGGELATLIDKKPRLFNRQKAKMGAAEAWLCKSDFIRQSLGWTSHVSLEEGLRRTFDWYRKEKWI comes from the coding sequence ATGGTGCACATAGCTCCCGTGCTAATTGCGGGCGTATCGGGAAAAGTGCTTTTGACGGGCGCAAGCGGCTTCATTGGAGGGCGTCTGCGCGATGCATTGCTTGCTGCAAACGTGGACGTCGTCGCGGTGCGACGTCCCGGATCGCCTCCTGCAAAAAAGGGACGGTCCGTCGAAATCGCGTACGACGACATGCCGGGACTTGCTCGAATCATCAAAACTGAACAGCCGGATTACGTACTTCACGTGGCAGGCGCGACGAAAGGCGTCACATATGACGACTTTCGCCAGGCTAATGTCATGCCGACCCAAAACCTGGTCGACGCAATAAGAGCGGAACACCCTCGGATCAAGCGATTCGTTCACATCAGCTCACTTGCGAGTTATGGCCCGTCGAGCGTAACCGAACCGCATAGGGAGACAGCCGCTCGCAGGCCGATCGAATTTTACGGTCAAAGCAAGCTCGAATCCGAGCGCGTCGTCGAAAGTCTTGGCGATCTGCTTCCATGGACCATCGTGCGCCCTTCGGGTGTGTATGGCCCAGGCGATGTCGATTATCTCAATCTATTTCGGGAAGTCGAAAAGGGTCGAAACGTCTATTTCGGGAATCGCAAGCGATGGTTCTCGTGCGTGTACGTCGATGACCTCGTGGATGCCATCTTATTTGCGACCACGCACGAAAAAGCAATCGGGAACGGGTTTTTCGTTTGTGACGGCTCGCCCGTGACCTGGGAAGCGTTTCAGGATGCCCTTGTCAAAGTGAGCGGAAAACGAGTGCGTACGATAGATTTTCCGGAATTTTTCGTGGCGCTTGGATCCATGGGTGGCGAATTGGCCACGCTCATTGATAAAAAGCCTCGGCTTTTCAATCGTCAAAAGGCCAAAATGGGGGCAGCCGAGGCATGGCTATGCAAAAGCGACTTCATCCGACAGTCGCTCGGCTGGACATCCCACGTCTCGCTCGAGGAAGGACTTCGGCGAACGTTTGATTGGTATCGAAAAGAGAAGTGGATTTAG